The following proteins come from a genomic window of Dreissena polymorpha isolate Duluth1 chromosome 1, UMN_Dpol_1.0, whole genome shotgun sequence:
- the LOC127840939 gene encoding uncharacterized protein LOC127840939 — protein sequence MQAQSMRNNLIFSGINESSSEKPDDTERLLCSFIVENLQIPQDDAKCINLERVHRIGVRQSGNQPPRPIVAKFSLFKDRESVRKSSWNLKGTNYYVSEQFPKDVADRRRSLMPAFRKARADGKKAWLSYDKLYIDGVPVRPDSSTSNNSSGSRK from the coding sequence ATGCAAGCGCAGTCAATGAGGAACAATTTAATTTTCTCCGGCATCAATGAAAGCTCGTCCGAAAAGCCTGACGATACCGAACGTCTACTGTGCTCTTTCATAGTAGAAAACCTGCAAATACCCCAGGATGATGCCAAGTGTATTAATCTTGAGAGAGTACATCGCATTGGTGTTAGGCAAAGCGGTAACCAACCTCCTCGTCCAATAGTGGCAAAATTCTCACTATTCAAGGACAGAGAAAGCGTGCGGAAATCAAGTTGGAACCTTAAAGGAACCAATTACTACGTCAGTGAGCAATTTCCAAAGGACGTTGCCGACCGGCGCAGAAGCTTGATGCCGGCCTTCCGGAAAGCACGTGCTGATGGCAAGAAGGCATGGTTAAGCTACGACAAACTGTACATAGATGGTGTTCCGGTGCGTCCTGACAGTTCCACAAGCAACAACAGCAGCGGTAGCAGAAAGTAG